Proteins encoded in a region of the Thermodesulfobacteriota bacterium genome:
- a CDS encoding group 1 truncated hemoglobin, whose product MNRKYFSKSSSILLFLLISLSINLPTGFSEEKEQKASDAAGKTLYQRLGGYDAVAAVVGELFARMIPNQQLGKYFIGLSDDSKKRVQQLTVDFVCSATGGPCIYTGRDMKTSHEGLGITDSDWDVSVNILVGILDEFKVPEQEKKELLGIVSGLKPSIVEK is encoded by the coding sequence ATGAATAGAAAATATTTTTCAAAAAGCTCATCAATTCTATTATTTTTGCTCATATCACTGTCAATAAACCTGCCCACTGGGTTTTCTGAAGAAAAAGAGCAAAAAGCTTCAGACGCAGCCGGAAAGACATTGTATCAACGTCTTGGTGGATACGACGCAGTCGCAGCTGTAGTCGGAGAATTGTTTGCTCGCATGATTCCAAATCAGCAACTAGGTAAATATTTTATCGGCTTGAGCGATGATTCGAAAAAGCGGGTACAGCAACTGACCGTGGATTTCGTATGCAGCGCAACTGGGGGACCCTGTATTTATACCGGTAGAGATATGAAGACATCTCACGAGGGATTGGGGATTACAGACAGCGACTGGGACGTTTCTGTAAATATTCTGGTTGGAATCTTGGATGAGTTTAAGGTGCCAGAACAGGAGAAGAAAGAACTACTTGGTATCGTCTCGGGTCTAAAACCCTCGATTGTT